A single window of Nicotiana sylvestris chromosome 5, ASM39365v2, whole genome shotgun sequence DNA harbors:
- the LOC138868231 gene encoding uncharacterized protein, which translates to MEDSYRPIVQPQRRLNLAMQEVVKKEIVKLLAAGIIYPISDSPWVIPVQVVPKKGGHKITAKGIEVDKAKIDLIAGLPTPTTVKGIRSFLGHAGDCLKAFETLKEKLSTAPIVVSPNWNQHFEVMCDASDTSVGAVLSQRKDKIFCPIYYASRTMNEAQLNHVTTEKELLAVVFAFNKFRSYLIGTKVIVFTDHAALKYLLAKKDARPRLQISALLTKYGVTHKTGTPYHAQKQGQVKVSNRELKRIFGKPVGISRKDWALKLDDALWAYRTTFKTPIGTSQYRLVFGKACHLPVELEHKAFGALKVLNFELASTGKNRFFQVNELEKMRLEAYENAKLFKEKTKKWHDNLIRIKSFKIGDQVLLYNSRPRLFPGKLKSRWTGHYNVTNVTPYGEIEIQQNNRGDKFKVNGQRLKLYFGGHFEQHSSITLID; encoded by the exons ATGGAGGATAGCTATAGGCCAATAGTACAGCCTCAAAGGAGATTGAATCTAGCAATGCAGGAAGTAGTAAAAAAGGAGATCGTAAAGCTTTTGGCGGCAGGTATTATTTATCCCATTTCAGACAGCCCTTGGGTAATCCCTGTTCAGGTAGTACCAAAGAAAGGAG GACATAAAATCACTGCTAAAGGGATAGAAGttgataaggctaaaattgatcTCATAGCAGGATTACCCACTCCTACAACTGTGAAAGGCATTAGAAGCTTTCTAGGTCATGCAG GTGATTGTTTGAAAGCATTTGAGACCCTTAAGGAAAAGTTATCAACCGCCCCTATAGTTGTGTCCCCAAACTGGAATCAACATTTTGaggtcatgtgtgatgctagtgatacaTCAGTTGGAGCTGTTTTAAGCCAGAGAAAGGATAAGATCTTTTGTCCCatttactatgctagtagaacaaTGAATGAGGCTCAACTAAATCATGTCACAACAGAAAAAGAGTTACTAGCAGTAGTATTTGCTTTTAATAAGTTTCGATCTTATTTGATAGGAACCAAGGTCATTGTTTTTACTGATCATGCAGCTTTAAAATACCTCTTAGCAAAGAAAGATGCTCGACCTAGATT ACAAATTTCTGCTTTGCTGACAAAATATGGTGTGACTCATAAAACAGGAACACCATATCATGCTCAAAAGCAAGGACAAGTTAAAGTTTCCAACCGTGAGTTAAAAAGAATTTTTGGAAAGCCGGTTGGAATCTCAAGAAAAGACTGGGCTTTAAAATtagatgatgcattatgggcatatcgaacgacGTTCAAAACGCCAATTGGAACATCCCAATATAGATTAGtctttgggaaagcttgtcatttgCCAGTTGAATTAGAACACAAAGCTTTTGGGGCACTAAAAGTACTAAACTTTGAATTAGCCTCTACTggtaaaaatagattttttcaggttaatgagttggaaaaaatgagattggaggcctatgaaaatgcaaaactttttaaagaaaaaacaaaaaaatggcaTGACAATTTGATTCGaataaaaagttttaaaattgGAGATCAAGTGCTTCTTTACAATAGTCGACCCAGGCTATTCCCAGGAAAGTTAAAATCAAGGTGGACAGGTCATTACAATGTAACAAATGTTACTCCATATGGAGAAATTGAAATCCAACAGAACAATAGAGGTGACAAGTTCAAGGTAAATGGTCAAAGACTAAAATTGTACTTTGGAGGACATTTTGAGCAACATTCATCAATCACTTTGATAGATTGA